Proteins encoded together in one Thermodesulforhabdus norvegica window:
- a CDS encoding amino acid ABC transporter ATP-binding protein, giving the protein MSGNGSVLQVKNLVKRYGDREILQGLSLEISKGAVKVLIGPSGAGKSTLLQCINLLVIPDEGEIFLEGQPIPYRSKKNLHRYRQQVGMIFQEFNLFDHLTALENVAIGLVRVKKMPRDEARARAMEELRRVGLAEHAHKYPAQLSGGQKQRVSIARALAMDPKVMLLDEPTSALDPELVGEVLAVIKDLVESGMTMLMATHQIAFAAAIADEIIFMEDGAIVEQGPPQKILGNPECERTREFCSRINELYGGL; this is encoded by the coding sequence ATGAGCGGTAATGGTTCCGTTTTGCAGGTGAAAAATCTGGTGAAACGCTACGGTGACAGGGAGATTCTGCAGGGTTTGTCTCTTGAAATCAGCAAAGGTGCCGTGAAGGTTCTAATAGGTCCTTCGGGAGCAGGAAAGAGCACCCTGCTCCAGTGCATTAACCTGCTGGTTATACCCGATGAGGGAGAGATTTTTCTCGAAGGTCAGCCCATTCCTTATCGCAGTAAGAAAAATCTTCATAGGTACAGACAGCAGGTGGGGATGATATTTCAGGAGTTTAACCTTTTCGATCACCTTACCGCTCTGGAAAATGTTGCGATTGGGCTCGTCAGGGTTAAGAAAATGCCCCGGGATGAAGCTCGGGCAAGGGCAATGGAAGAGCTCAGGAGAGTGGGATTGGCAGAGCATGCCCATAAGTATCCTGCACAGCTTTCAGGAGGGCAGAAACAGAGGGTATCCATTGCCAGAGCTCTGGCGATGGATCCCAAGGTGATGCTTCTGGATGAGCCGACTTCGGCTCTGGATCCAGAGCTCGTCGGAGAGGTTCTTGCCGTTATAAAAGATCTTGTGGAAAGCGGAATGACCATGCTGATGGCGACCCACCAGATTGCCTTTGCGGCGGCCATTGCCGATGAAATAATCTTCATGGAGGACGGAGCCATAGTGGAACAGGGGCCTCCTCAAAAGATCCTTGGAAACCCCGAATGTGAACGAACGCGGGAATTTTGCTCGAGAATAAACGAACTCTACGGTGGGCTGTGA
- a CDS encoding ABC transporter substrate-binding protein — protein sequence MRRLFGILFLVMVVGVTGAFAEERVVVNGIDPNFPPFTFVNERGEASGFDIEAVNWIAEQMGFKVKHQPMDWDSIIPSLKAGKIDMIASGLSVTEERAKEVAFTIPYWEITQVLVVRKDSNLTVEEAFSEGKKIGVQRGTSEAKWIEENLIKKQGKKFELVYYDSAPLAIEDLVVGRIDAAAMDDAPAKDAVSKKPVKILGTFGMPSEKFAYAVRKEDTELLQILNEGLKKLMNSPKWQELIEKYNP from the coding sequence ATGAGGAGATTGTTTGGAATACTTTTTCTTGTGATGGTCGTGGGGGTTACGGGGGCTTTTGCGGAGGAAAGGGTTGTCGTAAACGGTATTGATCCCAACTTTCCTCCTTTTACCTTCGTGAACGAAAGAGGTGAAGCAAGCGGCTTTGACATTGAGGCGGTCAACTGGATTGCAGAGCAGATGGGATTTAAGGTCAAGCATCAGCCCATGGACTGGGACAGCATAATTCCCAGTCTAAAAGCCGGAAAGATCGACATGATTGCCTCGGGCCTCAGCGTTACGGAAGAGCGGGCAAAGGAGGTCGCCTTCACAATTCCCTACTGGGAAATCACGCAGGTACTTGTCGTAAGGAAGGACAGTAACCTGACTGTGGAAGAAGCCTTTAGTGAGGGAAAGAAAATAGGAGTCCAGCGGGGGACCAGCGAGGCCAAGTGGATTGAAGAAAATCTCATAAAGAAACAGGGTAAGAAGTTCGAACTCGTTTATTACGACTCCGCACCTCTCGCAATCGAAGACCTCGTGGTTGGCCGTATTGATGCGGCGGCAATGGACGATGCACCGGCCAAAGATGCCGTTTCCAAAAAACCGGTTAAGATACTGGGCACCTTTGGTATGCCCAGCGAAAAGTTCGCCTATGCGGTGAGAAAGGAAGATACGGAACTTCTTCAGATATTGAACGAAGGGCTGAAGAAACTTATGAATTCGCCGAAATGGCAGGAATTGATCGAAAAATACAATCCATAG
- a CDS encoding sulfurtransferase TusA family protein, which translates to MSEVVDARGLSCPQPVILALKAMKKASGGELEILVDTDTARENVTRAARTEKWQVKNIMKSGRDYRILLVREAS; encoded by the coding sequence ATGTCCGAGGTTGTAGATGCAAGAGGATTGAGTTGCCCTCAACCGGTAATACTGGCTCTTAAGGCAATGAAGAAGGCATCCGGAGGAGAGCTGGAAATTCTCGTTGACACCGATACCGCCCGTGAAAATGTCACAAGGGCCGCCAGAACCGAGAAGTGGCAGGTAAAGAACATAATGAAATCCGGCAGGGACTACAGAATACTCCTTGTCAGGGAGGCTTCCTGA
- the yedE gene encoding YedE family putative selenium transporter, producing MSRWKHLFSTTAGILLSGAFIGVVATTLQKLGNPPNMGVCVACFERDIAGALGLHGAAVVQYLRPEIPGFVLGSLVAALLTGEFRPRCGSTPVVRFFLGVFAMIGALVFLGCPWRALLRLSAGDGNAILGLAGLAFGVWIGTLFFRKGYSLGRSKAAVPTAGWIFPAFMLLLILFRVLFPPLQDQVQSGILRYSLKGPGSQHAPLVVSVTAGLIVGFVAQRSRFCTMGALRDLFLFRHFHLFLGITGLFVAAFLTNLIYGQFHPGFAQQPIAHNQHLWNFLGMSLAGLAFALAGGCPGRQLILAGEGDGDAAVFVLGMIVGAAFSHNFGLAASPKGIGPHSVVALILGFLFCLWVGFTSREEEV from the coding sequence GTGAGCAGGTGGAAACATCTGTTTTCGACGACGGCGGGCATACTTCTCTCGGGAGCTTTTATCGGGGTCGTGGCCACAACCCTCCAGAAACTGGGCAATCCGCCCAACATGGGTGTCTGCGTTGCCTGTTTTGAACGAGACATAGCCGGTGCCCTCGGGCTTCACGGAGCCGCCGTCGTTCAATACCTGCGGCCTGAAATTCCCGGGTTCGTTCTCGGCTCTCTCGTTGCGGCACTCCTTACCGGCGAATTTCGTCCCCGGTGCGGCTCGACCCCCGTTGTCAGGTTCTTCCTCGGAGTTTTCGCAATGATAGGGGCTCTGGTATTTCTCGGATGCCCCTGGCGGGCACTGCTCAGGCTTTCTGCCGGTGACGGCAATGCTATTCTGGGCCTTGCCGGGCTGGCCTTCGGCGTATGGATCGGCACCCTCTTCTTCCGAAAGGGTTATTCGCTGGGCAGAAGCAAAGCGGCGGTACCGACGGCGGGCTGGATTTTCCCGGCGTTCATGTTGCTGTTGATCCTGTTTAGAGTCCTTTTCCCGCCTCTACAGGACCAGGTACAGAGCGGCATTTTGCGCTACAGTCTTAAGGGTCCGGGGTCTCAGCATGCGCCCCTCGTGGTTTCGGTGACGGCAGGACTAATCGTCGGTTTTGTGGCCCAGAGGAGCAGATTCTGCACGATGGGTGCCTTAAGGGACCTTTTTCTTTTCAGGCACTTCCATCTTTTTCTCGGGATTACGGGCCTTTTTGTTGCGGCTTTTCTGACGAACCTGATTTACGGACAATTTCATCCCGGTTTTGCACAGCAACCCATCGCCCACAATCAGCACCTCTGGAATTTCCTGGGTATGAGCCTTGCGGGTCTTGCCTTCGCCCTTGCAGGTGGCTGTCCCGGAAGACAGTTAATCCTTGCCGGGGAAGGCGACGGAGATGCAGCGGTTTTCGTGCTGGGTATGATAGTAGGAGCTGCCTTTTCTCATAATTTCGGTCTCGCAGCGTCGCCGAAGGGAATAGGCCCGCACAGCGTGGTAGCTTTGATCCTGGGATTTTTGTTCTGTTTGTGGGTTGGTTTTACTTCCAGGGAAGAGGAGGTTTAA
- a CDS encoding amino acid ABC transporter permease, translating into MADKIHVVTQALPYVLEGSIVTIGVVWGALFLGMFLGVPIAVIQVYGKPSWKKAVGLYVWFFRGIPLLVLLFLFYFGFLPLLGIDLPPFAVGVIVLGLISSAYQSQIFRGAILSIPEGQFKAARALGMRDSAAIFYIVLPQALRLSIPGWSNEYSIILKDSAVTYALGVPEIMARTHFVATRTYEHLLLYAMAGLVYLVLTYAGTKGLRMLEEKVRIPGYGRSWGG; encoded by the coding sequence GTGGCAGATAAAATTCATGTGGTAACGCAGGCTTTGCCTTATGTTCTGGAGGGATCTATTGTAACGATAGGTGTCGTCTGGGGGGCTCTGTTTCTCGGGATGTTTCTCGGTGTGCCCATTGCCGTGATACAGGTTTACGGAAAACCTTCCTGGAAAAAAGCGGTGGGTCTTTACGTGTGGTTTTTCCGGGGGATTCCGTTACTGGTTCTACTCTTCCTGTTTTACTTCGGCTTCCTCCCCCTTCTGGGCATTGATCTTCCGCCTTTTGCGGTAGGTGTGATCGTGCTTGGCCTTATAAGTTCGGCGTACCAATCTCAGATCTTCCGGGGCGCCATTCTGTCCATTCCCGAAGGCCAGTTCAAAGCCGCCCGGGCGCTTGGGATGAGAGACTCTGCGGCAATCTTCTACATCGTTCTTCCCCAGGCCCTCAGGCTTTCCATCCCCGGGTGGTCAAATGAATATTCGATTATCCTCAAGGACTCGGCAGTGACTTATGCCCTGGGGGTTCCGGAAATAATGGCCCGTACACACTTCGTTGCAACCCGAACCTATGAGCATCTGTTGCTTTATGCCATGGCCGGTCTGGTATATCTGGTGCTGACCTATGCAGGAACGAAGGGTTTGAGGATGCTGGAAGAAAAAGTCCGGATACCGGGATACGGAAGAAGCTGGGGTGGTTAG
- a CDS encoding amino acid ABC transporter permease: MTDLAYFYRDVFPALLGGLIMSIKLIVPSAILGLALGVIVGSLRVYGVRPVRIIADGYVALFRGVPLLVQLFTWYFGLPHVGIFLSPYGASVMGFTLCSAAYHSEYVRGALLSIRRGQILAAQALGFTTFEILRSVVLPQALRRALPGCGNEIIYLIKYSSLAYMITCIELTGRAKALASQSFKYLEIFLIVGAIYLALVSVASWILHRVEKALTIPGFDLVRN, translated from the coding sequence GTGACTGATCTGGCCTATTTCTATCGGGATGTTTTTCCCGCCCTGCTGGGCGGTTTGATAATGAGCATAAAGCTCATCGTGCCGTCCGCGATTCTGGGGCTGGCTCTGGGAGTTATTGTCGGGTCCTTGAGGGTTTACGGGGTCAGGCCTGTAAGGATTATAGCGGATGGGTATGTGGCCCTTTTTCGAGGTGTTCCACTTCTGGTGCAGTTATTTACCTGGTACTTCGGCCTGCCCCATGTAGGGATCTTCCTTTCGCCCTACGGTGCCTCCGTTATGGGATTTACCCTCTGCAGTGCTGCTTACCACTCGGAGTATGTCAGAGGAGCTCTTCTCTCTATAAGGCGAGGGCAAATTCTGGCGGCTCAGGCTTTGGGTTTCACGACCTTTGAAATCCTCAGGTCTGTTGTTCTCCCTCAGGCGCTGAGAAGAGCCCTACCCGGGTGCGGCAATGAGATAATCTACCTCATTAAGTACTCTTCTCTGGCCTACATGATCACCTGCATTGAGCTTACCGGCCGGGCTAAAGCTCTGGCATCACAGTCCTTTAAATATCTGGAGATATTTCTTATCGTGGGAGCGATATACCTGGCTCTGGTAAGTGTTGCCTCGTGGATACTTCATCGCGTTGAAAAGGCTCTCACCATTCCGGGGTTTGATCTTGTGCGGAACTGA